In the genome of Kluyveromyces marxianus DMKU3-1042 DNA, complete genome, chromosome 1, one region contains:
- the OAF3 gene encoding Oaf3p: MLPSVTVRKRYRPTLVCLNCRRRKTKCDREKPACGNCVKIGETCFYSEHAEENAVKKVKYTYVEDLGLPEIINMTPRGFKISVKRSAAWFNGLFSDIAVIERDPYLTITDEVVDILFETMRNTFDRRKQDYVLTLPNSLKIITTYNSKPQPSEEMLFHQIAKEFSAIRSAPVEDIYIPDQKEFWTRYYPHFTGMIHPLLPIFDLEELKSLIQKFFDHQTKEPGVLNEKAHESTILMTIYLIVNLYLMEFDSRNMTIQKNINLIKGKIMNYKWFQKTTLFQIRTFLLLRFHNWCSYHDNDGSRTNANDGLMGLIMGHCNSLGTTWQLWTNIDKPEFRIIWAAALHWDRKLALLTGSDPLNTRTMKVPELPDDYLVIKFLKCCIDDPNKLDYTLAMDTLGRLTFEKEHRLLQWELRIVVLMAKLSLHHGKLNHSNTGIIAIIRVIEELITIWNEYFETPLLPISYSRRIVELSMNKALVILPAIILRVQDPHKHEVIQLMNKLSTTYFNEFPRFYHVFKRLFIYKLTFNLVSRQDSLNHLIMILKHERPEVLEKMGIFKDHADMTDEDLIKAWNNKYRHVETPCHFKVDIKCKEYQSNLYSSSYQNTIEKLEKTHTVKSDTIDVAQFLQQVFDLTEFDRFYDIDIDAFPKFENVLY; encoded by the coding sequence ATGCTACCATCAGTAACAGTTCGAAAGAGATACAGACCAACGTTAGTCTGCTTAAATTGTAGGCGCCGGAAAACAAAATGTGATAGAGAAAAGCCGGCCTGTGGGAACTGTGTAAAGATCGGCGAGACTTGCTTTTATTCTGAACATGCTGAAGAAAATGCAGTAAAGAAGGTTAAATACACATACGTGGAAGATCTGGGATTACCTGAAATTATAAATATGACGCCAAGAGGGTTTAAGATTTCTGTGAAAAGATCGGCAGCGTGGTTTAATGGATTGTTTTCGGATATTGCTGTTATTGAGAGGGACCCTTACCTTACTATTACCGATGAAGTGGTTGACATTTTGTTTGAAACTATGCGTAACACTTTTGATCGTAGAAAACAGGATTACGTGTTAACGCTCCCCAACTCTCTAAAGATTATCACAACGTATAATTCGAAGCCACAGCCGTCGGAGGAAATGTTGTTTCACCAGATTGCGAAGGAGTTTTCCGCAATACGATCTGCTCCAGTGGAAGACATATACATCCCTGATCAAAAAGAGTTTTGGACTCGTTATTACCCACATTTTACGGGCATGATACATCcgcttcttccaattttcGACTTAGAAGAGCTTAAGAGTCTAATACAGAAGTTTTTCGATCATCAGACCAAAGAACCGGGTGTGCTTAATGAAAAGGCACACGAGTCCACAATTCTTATGACAATATATCTAATAGTGAACCTCTACCTTATGGAGTTTGATTCTCGCAATATGACAATACAGAAGAATATAAATTTAATTAAGGGCAAGATTATGAATTATAAGTGGTTCCAAAAGACGACGCTATTCCAGATTAGgacttttcttcttttacGGTTCCACAACTGGTGTTCTTACCACGATAACGATGGAAGCAGAACCAACGCAAATGATGGATTGATGGGACTTATAATGGGACATTGTAACTCACTTGGAACAACGTGGCAGCTCTGGACCAATATAGATAAACCAGAGTTCCGAATTATCTGGGCAGCTGCGTTACATTGGGACAGAAAACTAGCACTCTTGACAGGTTCTGATCCGCTAAATACTAGAACGATGAAAGTACCTGAGTTACCAGATGATTACTTAGTTATAAAATTCTTAAAGTGCTGTATCGATGATCCTAACAAATTGGACTATACACTTGCCATGGACACACTAGGCCGCCTCACGTTCGAAAAGGAGCACAGGCTATTACAATGGGAGTTACGGATAGTTGTTCTTATGGCAAAACTCTCATTGCACCATGGGAAATTAAACCATTCTAACACTGGAATAATAGCCATCATTAGGGTTATCGAAGAACTAATAACAATATGGAACGAGTACTTTGAAACGCCTCTTTTACCAATATCATATTCGAGGAGAATAGTAGAGTTATCTATGAACAAGGCCCTAGTAATTTTGCCTGCAATTATACTAAGAGTTCAGGACCCACACAAACACGAGGTCATCCAGCTAATGAACAAATTGTCCACCACCTACTTCAATGAATTCCCACGCTTTTATCACGTTTTCAAGCGTTTGTTCATCTACAAGCTAACGTTCAATTTGGTAAGCAGGCAAGACTCTTTAAACCATCTCATTATGATTTTGAAACACGAAAGACCTGAGGTTCTAGAAAAGATGGGGATATTCAAAGACCACGCCGATATGACAGACGAAGATCTGATAAAGGCATGGAACAACAAGTACCGTCATGTTGAAACACCATGTCACTTTAAAGTTGATATAAAGTGCAAGGAGTATCAGTCAAATTTATACTCTTCTAGTTACCAAAATACGATTGAAAAATTGGAGAAAACTCACACAGTTAAATCTGATACCATCGATGTTGCACAATTCTTGCAACAAGTTTTCGACCTGACGGAATTTGACAGATTTtatgatattgatattgatgcCTTCCccaaatttgaaaatgtgCTATATTAA
- the DAS1 gene encoding SCF ubiquitin ligase complex subunit DAS1 yields MNGVFPIERLPDELVKEIITHLPQRDRLNVCLVNKRISKLALNVLYRRIYLNDSNVVESDAFNLAINWTYLYIPSNEAECWSRGVANSKLDLLIRTLSSNQDLLNSVQWIRINWDLDKEKQAEVLRLLCSYSRSLVRLENVTDPDCNDIIANGIQSSRNVTSLDTAPPNSMPEREVPRSYLPSLAKYLKQRISTNLSHMTLFMDPIQLFNNVYPLEFKLQIYDLKLHWRTEYYPPDQLKTVRREPLLTKLSDIFDVRTLHVLTIISWNESLNKRELEILVEFYEFVEIRDLSLISMRQNPAVLIELFKRLKNLKRLKTDFLHDFTPHPVSTDVFLAILLNCRDLQFLDIRFENIDQQIISIEESRFKFIQNCHCDQCNHVFQDILYGKFFNSSKDMVIRDLSDLIAKDIFTMMKYLSLLPYSKAFDTYPSVRTQPMNLADFVTKINECNRHYKSMHRNTTPFEPITESDVIECCHAMVHHNKKTYTTILSNLKKLRYLTLNDIPSIILSEDGTRFPVPVFFNNGYQTNMKNC; encoded by the coding sequence ATGAATGGAGTGTTTCCGATCGAGAGGCTTCCAGATGAGCTTGTGAAGGAGATAATTACGCATTTACCGCAGAGGGACCGTTTGAACGTGTGTTTGGTGAACAAACGGATTTCTAAGCTTGCGCTGAACGTTTTATATCGGAGGATTTATTTAAACGACTCGAACGTGGTCGAGAGCGATGCGTTCAATCTTGCGATCAACTGGACGTATTTGTACATTCCATCGAACGAGGCTGAATGCTGGTCGCGTGGGGTTGCTAACTCTAAGCTAGACTTGTTGATAAGGACGCTTTCGAGCAACCAGGACTTGTTGAACTCTGTACAGTGGATAAGGATTAATTGGGACTTGGATAAGGAGAAGCAGGCGGAGGTTTTGAGGCTATTGTGTAGTTATTCTCGGTCTCTCGTGCGATTGGAAAATGTTACTGATCCGGATTGTAACGATATTATCGCAAATGGGATCCAGTCGTCGAGGAACGTGACGAGTTTGGACACTGCGCCTCCAAATTCGATGCCCGAACGCGAGGTACCCAGGTCCTACTTGCCCAGCTTGGCGAAATATTTAAAGCAGCGCATATCTACGAACTTGTCGCACATGACGCTTTTCATGGATCCGATTCAGTTGTTCAATAACGTGTATCCGTTGGAATTCAAGCTTCAGATTTACGACTTGAAGCTTCACTGGCGGACGGAATACTATCCTCCGGACCAGTTGAAAACTGTACGTAGAGAGCCCTTGTTGACTAAGTTGTCGGACATATTTGACGTGAGGACGTTGCACGTCTTGACAATCATCTCGTGGAACGAGTCTTTGAACAAGCGTGAATTGGAGATCTTGGTTGAGTTTTACGAGTTTGTGGAAATTAGGGACTTGTCGTTGATTTCGATGAGACAGAACCCTGCCGTACTCATCGAGCTATTCAAGCGCTTAAAGAACCTGAAGAGATTGAAGACGGACTTCTTGCATGATTTCACTCCTCACCCTGTTTCAACAGACGTTTTCCTGGCTATCTTGTTGAACTGTAGGGATTTGCAATTCCTAGATATAAGATTCGAAAATATCGACCAGCAAATCATCTCTATCGAGGAATCTAGGTTCAAGTTTATCCAGAATTGCCATTGCGACCAATGCAACCATGTGTTCCAAGATATATTGTACGGcaaattcttcaattctaGCAAAGATATGGTTATTAGAGACTTGAGCGATTTAATCGCAAAGGATATTTTTACCATGATGAAATACTTGTCTCTTTTACCTTACTCGAAAGCATTTGACACATACCCCTCTGTGCGTACTCAGCCAATGAATCTCGCAGATTTTGTTACGAAAATTAATGAATGTAATAGACATTACAAATCAATGCATCGGAATACTACTCCCTTTGAACCCATCACAGAATCAGATGTTATAGAGTGCTGTCACGCAATGGTACATCACAATAAAAAGACATATACTACTATACTATCCaatttaaagaaattgagaTACTTAACGCTAAATGATATCCCATCGATCATTCTCAGTGAGGATGGTACTCGTTTCCCAGTTCCCGTGTTTTTCAACAATGGATACCAAACTAACATGAAGAACTGTTGA
- the PAM17 gene encoding Pam17p (mitochondrial) has product MLRLGLNLPNRMVGLNASSMVKRATKVRFNSTGSLNKMTWPEFFQLRKKERVYNTVSSVLTAIVFVNGSWFYFSTLEIDPTQTILGFDPLMTISVGMIGFAGVGWLLGPIFGSALFKVTSGSKLAQYQQKQLAFLAKIQKNRVNPQSQSFSNPVPDYYGEKINSIQQYRQWLRDCHSYKRKASEFL; this is encoded by the coding sequence ATGTTGAGACTAGGATTGAACTTACCAAACCGTATGGTTGGGTTGAACGCAAGTTCGATGGTGAAAAGGGCCACGAAAGTGAGATTTAATAGCACTGGGTCGCTAAATAAGATGACATGGCCTGAGTTTTTCCAGCTTCGTAAGAAGGAGCGTGTTTACAACACCGTTTCTTCGGTGCTCACTGCGATTGTGTTTGTGAACGGGTCGTGGTTCTACTTTTCTACCTTGGAGATTGATCCTACGCAGACTATTTTAGGGTTTGATCCGCTAATGACGATCAGCGTGGGTATGATTGGTTTTGCTGGTGTCGGGTGGCTTTTGGGGCCTATCTTTGGGTCTGCGCTGTTCAAGGTAACTTCTGGAAGCAAGCTTGCGCAGTACCAGCAGAAGCAGTTGGCTTTTTTGGCgaagatccagaagaacaGGGTCAACCCACAGTCGCAGTCGTTCAGCAATCCTGTGCCAGATTACTACGGGGAGAAGATCAACTCGATACAGCAGTACAGACAATGGCTAAGAGACTGTCATTCGTACAAGAGAAAGGCCAGTGAGTTTTTGTGA
- the RIM1 gene encoding Rim1p (mitochondrial), with amino-acid sequence MFRLVQRRAFSATARANDFAKMSVIGRIGSDYQELTSSNDTQYLKYSIACQPRKDGNTNWFNVTVFNPHHINFMTQYVKKGALVYVECDASNFTFEREDGSKGHSLSLVQREINLLKNPRTAETEGEGEASA; translated from the coding sequence ATGTTCAGACTAGTCCAACGTCGTGCCTTTTCAGCCACTGCTCGCGCAAATGACTTCGCCAAGATGTCCGTTATCGGTCGTATTGGTTCCGATTACCAAGAACTTACCTCCAGCAATGACACACAGTACCTGAAGTACTCAATTGCTTGCCAGCCAAGAAAGGACGGTAACACCAACTGGTTCAACGTGACTGTGTTCAACCCACACCACATCAACTTCATGACGCAGTACGTCAAAAAGGGTGCTCTTGTGTACGTTGAGTGCGATGCCTCGAACTTTACTTTCGAGAGAGAAGACGGTTCCAAGGGCCATTCGTTGAGTTTGGTGCAAAGGGAGAtcaacttgttgaagaaccCAAGAACTGCTGAAACTGAAGGCGAAGGCGAAGCCTCTGCTTAG
- the GON7 gene encoding chromatin DNA-binding EKC/KEOPS complex subunit GON7: MSLLPNATYTGPKASHDFKVDASNPRYLTTEGRTTGASDYVLKQGHQDVDKPSEPKKIDPNGTEYTPLSMLRMHLTGIQDDINEYLTEKINHVKKPRNLKQEQEQEINALLDGSEDA; encoded by the coding sequence ATGTCGCTGCTTCCAAATGCTACCTATACGGGGCCCAAGGCCTCGCACGATTTCAAAGTCGATGCCTCCAATCCTAGATACCTAACAACCGAGGGAAGAACGACCGGTGCTTCGGACTACGTGTTGAAACAGGGCCACCAGGACGTGGACAAGCCAAGCgaaccaaagaaaatcGACCCCAATGGCACCGAATACACACCTTTGTCGATGCTTCGGATGCATCTAACGGGGATTCAAGACGATATAAACGAGTACTTGACTGAGAAGATCAATCATGTGAAAAAACCTCGAAACCTCAagcaagaacaagaacaagagatCAACGCTCTTCTAGACGGATCTGAAGATGCGTGA
- the FEN2 gene encoding Fen2p — protein MRKLFKVDLTVLSFVCLQYWINYVDRIGFTNAYVSGMKTDIGFKSNQFNVANTCFTVGYLLGMIPHNLILLRIKPKIWLSFCTLVWGILTLSMCGIHSVWQCYVIRFFQAWFESCTFSGTQLILGSWYTPSQLPIRTAIFTSSGLLGAMTSGFLQVAIHDSLAGKNGMPGWKWLFIIDGLITIPIALYGLLFFPEPDADSREVTHKNSWILTGKHKQQIDSLDWSIFKRVCGRWHWWLFSFVWVLGGENISFASNSTFNIWLDTQGYSLADRNRLPVAIYAVGIVSTISASLYVHKYSHFAKHWHVAIFISVAMFIVSLLMLTNPLNPRYVFAAQYLGGISYTGQTLFFAWCNVVCRGDLQERAIVLASMNMFSGAVNAWWSLLFYSTSMAPKFTKGCYALMATSISSGIVSLYIHYLQRRDTLDVSKYSDPEEQIKE, from the coding sequence ATGAGAAAACTCTTTAAGGTCGATTTGACCGTTCTTTCGTTCGTTTGCCTGCAATATTGGATCAACTATGTGGACAGAATTGGGTTTACCAATGCATACGTGTCTGGTATGAAGACAGACATCGGGTTCAAATCTAACCAGTTCAATGTAGCAAACACATGCTTCACGGTGGGGTACTTGTTGGGTATGATCCCGCACAATCTAATCCTTTTAAGAATTAAGCCCAAGATCTGGTTGAGTTTCTGTACTCTTGTGTGGGGAATTTTAACTTTGTCGATGTGCGGCATCCATTCGGTATGGCAATGCTATGTGATACGGTTCTTCCAGGCTTGGTTCGAGAGTTGTACGTTTAGTGGTACGCAGTTGATCCTTGGGTCGTGGTACACTCCGTCTCAACTTCCAATAAGAACGGCCATCTTCACGTCGAGTGGGTTGTTGGGTGCAATGACTAGTGGGTTCTTGCAAGTGGCCATTCACGACTCATTAGCGGGCAAAAATGGCATGCCTGGCTGGAAATGGCTTTTCATCATTGACGGGCTTATCACCATCCCTATTGCGTTGTACGGTCTGTTGTTCTTCCCAGAACCAGATGCCGATTCCCGCGAAGTTACGCACAAAAATTCATGGATCCTAACAGGGAAACACAAACAGCAGATCGACAGCCTGGACTGGTCGATATTCAAGAGAGTTTGCGGGAGATGGCATTGGTGGCTGTTCTCCTTCGTATGGGTGCTAGGTGGTGAGAACATCTCGTTCGCATCGAATTCCACATTTAACATATGGCTTGACACCCAGGGTTACTCGCTAGCCGACAGAAACAGACTTCCTGTAGCTATATACGCTGTGGGGATAGTCTCGACAATATCCGCATCGTTATATGTGCACAAGTACTCCCACTTCGCCAAGCACTGGCACGTTGCCATTTTCATCAGCGTCGCAATGTTCATTGTCTCGCTATTGATGTTGACGAACCCATTGAACCCCAGATACGTTTTCGCGGCCCAATACCTTGGTGGTATTTCCTACACTGGACAGACGTTGTTCTTTGCCTGGTGTAACGTCGTATGTCGCGGTGaccttcaagaaagagcCATAGTTCTCGCATCCATGAACATGTTCTCTGGTGCGGTCAACGCATGGTGGTCGCTACTCTTCTACTCCACCTCAATGGCTCCAAAGTTCACTAAAGGATGCTACGCATTGATGGCTACCTCAATCAGTAGCGGGATCGTCTCCCTGTATATTCATTACCTACAAAGAAGGGACACTTTAGACGTATCCAAATATTCTGATCCAGAAGAGCAGATCAAAGAATGA
- the MNN11 gene encoding alpha-1,6-mannosyltransferase: protein MPFIPKNKNKWAKSFKIWTSSVRFHLQKRGRVSLLFVIALFLFLSYGLSSLFSGQAHHRSKIPPVHGLYKSEVASSTPLIFPSVQYHDTLRSLGIESLFTLRTDIDGNKQYIMKPDDPPMTEAERKELSEKNLRKFVKRNFYDHGKLVYKNRVNHPEVVIVSLIDFEGYSVDHLVKTVQNKVDYAQRHNYGVYVRWAQEFIPQLQKQSVSESYEFIKPLAIRAAMNAFPYAKYFWFVDQNGLIMDLDKSLQQHLLEPKILDAATLKSVPVIEGSNIKTYKHFDSRNAKIIIPKTENGNLDTSSFVVTPSLQGKAFLDYINDPLVRNYPFPNKLSSTIGHMLEWHPSILQRTALVVPKTIASSYKPATSQEGSDSVYYKEGDFVITFAGCEISKSCEAELAKYYEKVKLE from the coding sequence ATGCCTTTCATACCCaagaataagaataaaTGGGCCAAGAGCTTCAAAATATGGACCTCTAGCGTACGATTCCATCTGCAAAAAAGAGGCAGAGTGTCGCTGTTGTTTGTGATTGCtttgttcctctttttGTCGTATGGGTTGAGCTCTCTGTTCTCCGGCCAAGCTCACCATCGTAGCAAGATCCCACCAGTTCATGGGCTATACAAAAGCGAGGTTGCTTCGTCTACTCCTTTGATCTTCCCTAGTGTGCAATATCATGATACTTTGAGATCGCTGGGGATCGAAAGTTTGTTCACCCTGAGAACCGATATCGATGGGAACAAGCAATATATCATGAAGCCAGACGATCCTCCAATGACCGAGGCTGAAAGGAAGGAGTTGTCAGAAAAGAACTTGAGAAAGTTCGTCAAGAGAAACTTTTACGACCACGGTAAATTGGTGTACAAGAACAGAGTCAACCACCCAGAAGTTGTcattgtttctttgatcGATTTTGAAGGCTATTCAGTGGACCATCTGGTCAAGACGGTCCAAAACAAGGTCGACTACGCACAACGTCACAACTACGGTGTTTACGTCAGATGGGCACAGGAATTTATTCCTCAGTTGCAGAAGCAAAGTGTATCAGAGTCCTACGAGTTCATAAAGCCTTTGGCCATTAGAGCAGCCATGAATGCCTTCCCATATGCTAAATACTTTTGGTTTGTTGACCAAAACGGTCTAATAATGGATCTAGACAAGTCCTTACAACAACACTTGTTGGAACCAAAGATTCTCGATGCAGCCACGCTGAAAAGCGTCCCAGTCATCGAGGGTTCTAACATTAAAACTTACAAGCACTTCGATTCAAGAAATGCCAAAATAATAATCCCAAAGACAGAAAATGGTAACTTGGACACCTCAAGTTTCGTCGTGACCCCAAGTCTACAGGGCAAAGCCTTTTTAGACTACATCAACGATCCATTGGTTAGAAACTACCCGTTCCCAAACAAGTTGTCCAGCACCATTGGTCACATGCTTGAATGGCATCCAAGTATTCTACAAAGAACCGCTCTTGTAGTGCCTAAAACCATCGCATCCTCCTATAAGCCAGCCACCTCACAAGAAGGTTCCGACAGTGTTTACTATAAGGAAGGTGATTTCGTGATAACTTTCGCTGGGTGCGAGATTTCCAAGTCCTGCGAGGCAGAATTGGCAAAGTACTACGAAAAGGTAAAGTtagaatag
- the RBH1 gene encoding Rbh1p: MNSTRNVDQLHDEQYRVILPTLSSQFEQRDQQHSRLDPRSYRGKHFKKLNALVPVLLRAHRNNLDDWKHLFSNQQLKQFYSVLLEGLLLVVFESSNSVVGLGSNMEFLKCVLRTYEYLYAVSKEMPSSELDKDIASFQQHFMKNWNKVQSETLLFDQVRDLLSHSHDIVAPPLFDEKDVIKRGYFKLSCQQLNYDNLWVELFHMKNGGVAIFEVNSQTLPLCNIEQTHELLLRMSKSIDMGFYHDSLFQIGRTLLFPTIRAMDLRIAEESKSKVILHTKTGNNVALVLNPYDTISWTQYWSPLISSLCAELQQNKVLTDTKISLLGDLIAKPSDDYMDSKGSRGLGISFNKPDSETNLKSELHRSKPLSPDFPSISQIESFDFKKLMELNDSTDASTAGSSIKSPVAANLKRVEGPSSIQQLSPVIGSDTVDIDSIISEDSGIRSQTDNTSPTVETSPVFSLSAETHRPQLTKRKSSSLLSLFKKDKSKNKKESTGSLLSLEDKVKPLFRESSATSTPNLSMPELSTPSLPAAATMDTKCEIPSNITLFNDCILLDVSIKISYWRSNKWQYISSGWAQLQVLNSNQDKYMFLVRDKSSNVKLCLTITDKWSISRTTAQDIQIRIPATDVVCSVVNPTPTMLSVRCPQVESISNVLKHCKRKNIIPTSTNHMSSSATQSTLQSNESSILSNGKSDSSFSRSSTASNDLSSSLCNTQSIPNSADYKSLLLLSKIKVRLHKYDEQYGWKMCKTGLLNVYSREYNGSLVGCKFEIDESESIISSFIDLKRIGRTGIAAGENLFEFKNQSTADETYNLLCAL, from the coding sequence ATGAATTCCACAAGGAACGTGGACCAGCTTCACGACGAGCAGTATCGCGTTATTCTGCCCACGTTAAGTAGTCAATTTGAGCAAAGGGACCAGCAACATTCAAGGTTAGATCCTCGGAGTTACAGAGGCAAACATTTTAAGAAGCTTAACGCTCTAGTTCCAGTTCTGTTAAGAGCTCATCGTAATAATCTAGATGACTGGAAACATTTGTTCAGCAACCAACAGCTTAAGCAGTTTTACTCAGTACTATTGGAAGGTTTGCTGCTGGTTGTATTTGAATCTTCCAATAGTGTAGTGGGTTTGGGTTCAAATATGGAATTTTTAAAGTGCGTTTTAAGAACTTACGAGTACTTATATGCTGTGTCTAAGGAAATGCCTTCTTCTGAGCTGGACAAAGACATTGCTTCATTTCAGCAGCACTTTATGAAAAACTGGAATAAAGTGCAATCCGAAACACTTCTTTTCGACCAGGTTAGGGATCTGCTTTCACACAGCCATGATATAGTGGCTCCACCACTTTTCGACGAGAAAGATGTCATAAAAAGAGGTTACTTTAAGTTGTCATGCCAGCAGTTAAATTATGACAACTTGTGGGTGGAGCTATTCCACATGAAAAATGGCGGAGTCGCTATCTTTGAAGTCAATAGTCAGACGCTGCCATTGTGTAATATAGAGCAAACTCACGAGCTCCTGCTAAGAATGAGTAAAAGTATTGATATGGGATTCTATCACGATTCATTGTTCCAGATTGGTAGGACATTATTATTCCCTACTATTAGAGCGATGGACCTACGCATTGCCGAAGAATCCAAAAGTAAAGTTATCCTTCACACAAAAACGGGCAACAACGTTGCTCTGGTTCTAAACCCATATGATACCATAAGCTGGACGCAATATTGGAGTCCcttaatttcttctttatgCGCCGAATTACAACAGAACAAAGTTCTTACAGATACAAAGATATCGTTACTGGGAGATCTGATTGCGAAACCCAGTGACGACTACATGGATTCAAAAGGTTCTCGAGGTCTAGGCATCAGTTTTAACAAACCGGATTCTGAAACTAACTTAAAATCAGAACTGCACAGGTCAAAACCATTGTCGCCAGATTTCCCATCTATATCGCAGATTGAATcttttgatttcaaaaaacTTATGGAACTCAATGACAGCACTGATGCATCCACTGCAGGGAGCTCCATCAAATCACCCGTTGCTGCTAACCTAAAACGCGTTGAAGGTCCCTCTTCAATTCAACAACTAAGTCCTGTCATTGGATCTGATACTGTTGATATTGACAGTATAATCTCCGAAGACTCTGGAATAAGAAGTCAAACAGATAATACTTCACCTACAGTGGAAACGTCTCCAGTTTTCAGCCTCTCTGCTGAAACACACAGACCACAACTAACTAAGAGGAAGTCATCTTCTCTGTTGAGCTTATTTAAGAAAGATaaatcaaagaacaaaaaggAATCCACTGGTAGCTTATTATCGCTTGAAGATAAAGTAAAACCTTTATTCCGTGAATCCAGCGCAACTTCAACTCCGAACTTGTCTATGCCGGAATTATCAACTCCATCTTTACCAGCAGCTGCTACTATGGATACAAAATGTGAAATACCATCCAATATCACATTATTCAATGACTGCATCTTGCTTGACGTATCAATCAAGATCTCGTACTGGAGAAGCAATAAGTGGCAGTACATATCATCAGGCTGGGCTCAACTTCAAGTATTAAACTCGAATCAAGATAAGTATATGTTTTTGGTTCGTGATAAAAGCTCAAACGTTAAACTATGCTTAACTATAACTGACAAGTGGTCAATCTCGAGAACTACTGCCCAAGATATTCAAATTAGAATTCCTGCTACTGACGTAGTTTGCTCGGTTGTGAACCCTACACCAACTATGCTGTCGGTTAGATGTCCACAGGTGGAGAGCATATCGAACGTACTAAAGCATtgcaaaaggaaaaacattATCCCAACATCCACCAATCACATGTCGAGCTCTGCCACCCAATCAACTCTTCAATCCAATGAATCATCCATCCTCAGCAATGGAAAGTCAGATTCATCTTTCAGTAGATCAAGCACTGCTTCCAATGATTTATCCAGTAGCCTCTGCAACACCCAGTCTATACCGAATAGCGCAGATTATAAATCGCTACTACTCTTATCCAAAATCAAGGTTAGACTACACAAGTACGATGAACAATACGGGTGGAAGATGTGCAAGACTGGCCTCCTGAATGTCTACTCCCGAGAATATAATGGATCTTTAGTGGGCTgtaaatttgaaattgatgaatcGGAATCAATTATCTCTTCATTTATTGACCTCAAGAGAATTGGGCGCACAGGGATCGCAGCTGGCGAAAACTTATTCGAGTTTAAAAACCAATCCACGGCAGATGAAACTTACAACCTACTATGTGCCCTGTAG